The nucleotide sequence acctgtctaactgtttcttaaaagttgggatagtcccagcctcaactacctcctctggctgctcttgttccaccctttgtgtgaaaatgttacccctcagatttctattaaatcttttccccttcaccttgaagtcctctggtcctcgattcccctactctgggcaagagactcggggCAGGGGCTTGCCGTGAAGCCCCTGCCCTGGTTCCCTTCGGATcgacttgtccacaccaaccaagatatctcatctacactagtcccatctgcccgtgtCCGGCCCGTATCCTTCCAAACCCCTCcataacaccttgcacttatctccattaaactccattaaccattccacaGCCCACATGGCCAAGCATTATTATCTATTTTACCGCCGACATTACGTTCATCTGCCGATTTCCTCATCGTGCCttttatattctcatccaaatcttcaacataaactacaaacagcaatggtcacgggcctccagtccgaaagacaacctttcaccatccgtgaagccaattctctacccACTCCTATGGTTAGTAAATACACAGGGATTCCGTTACACTTGGATGAGACAGTGCCTGTTTAAACTCGTCTCTTCCTTTTCCCAAGGGCGAATTTGGAATTTACATTTTGTTTATTAAAGTTTCCATTTCTATTCCAAGCTTTTTTACTCAACACAGTAAAATTAGAGGCCAGAGGATTCACTGCCTCCCACTTGCCTCTTGAAAATTGACCTGTGTACCAACCGGAAACAACCTCAGACCTCTGAAAGCCAAATAAAACCATGCTCCAACCTAAGGAGATGGCGGACTGGAGCCTCAACTAGGGAGTTTAATCTGGCACTGAAACACTTTCATCAGGCTCAGTAACAAGTCAGGTTGTGGTGTGGTTTGCTGATGTTCATAAGAGAATGAAATCTAACCTTCACTCACCTGGATGTGTGGGGGCTCACCCacggcaagctgcccagctgttCCACATCAGCCCCATAAGCCGAAACATCTGGTGTAGATCTACACACAGAACTCAGACGCAGAACAGATGTATACCCGGCCTTGTCGACCTTGCAAACTCTACTCACAAACATCTGGGGCCAGGCGTCGAGGTGGAATGAGAGACGTCGCACAGAATGGCCCAGCAACAGCCCGACAGACTCCTCCATCACAGGCCTGGGTACATCAGGCCTCAAAGCTGGTGGTTGAGCCATCCTTGAGTGGGAGTAGTGCCTGGCAGTAACTCAGAATCTGGGCCAGTCCTTCCCTGAATCAGAGGTCATCTCGATCAACACAAGGGGTACAGGAACAGCCCCAGGGTGGGCAACTTCAGGGTAGCACCTTCCAAATGTGGATTGTTCCTACAGCTTACGGGTTTTCCAATAACTTGATCAGATTCATTGCCTGGATTACAGAGTATTAGCTATTACTAACCTCCTATAGCTAATTCCTATTAATGTTAATAGAGGATTATGGCCGAGGCATAGGAGacattgggcaaacttggattgttttctctggagtgtcggaggctgagcggagacctgatataagtatataaaattatgagaggcatagatagggtagacggaaCAATTTGTCAGGATGGaattatcaaatactagagggcatagctttaaggtgagagcggcaaAGTTAAAAAGAGATGCATGGGGCGTTTTTTTTAAGTTACAAAAACAGTGGCGTGTGCCTGGAACGTGCATtcgtgtgtggtggtggaggcagatatgatcatggcagttgagacttttggataagcacaaggatatgcaggaatggagccatatggattatgcgcaggcaGATACGGGTTGGCGTTGTCATCGTGTTAGGCACAGGCATAGTGAGCCGAACTGTACTGCTCTAGGTTCTATTGTAATCTtggacaaccttcttcactgtccactcaACCACCAATTTTAGTTTCATCCGCAGGCTAACTATTCATGCCACTTACACTCTCACCCAGATCGTTAATACACATGACAAATAACAAGGAACCCAACACCAAACACTTGCCCACCACTGCTCAACACCGCTGGTACCAGAATGGTCATGGAGGGGTTAGGACTTTGCTCTGTAAAGAATGGCACCCCGTCGAGAGTTGACTTTTTACAATTCTCTTGCTGTAACTGGAAAGAATAAATCTTTCCTTTGGATTTTGATCTGTGGCCTCACTCTCACTCCATGCTGTAGTTGTTTGCCAATGTACCAGGCATGTAATTAACTCACACTGTCTTCTTGTTGCAGATACAATAGCCTGGTGACAGGTCCACGTGCAAGGGGAGTCATCTGTATCTGTTGGGTCCTGTCCTTTCTAATTGGCTTGACCCCGATCTTTGGCTGGAACCACTCCGATCACAACATAACGGTGCAATTGAACGATACTCCACGATGTGGGGACGGCATGGTCCCCTGCCTGTTTGAAAAGGTGGTGCACATGGACTATATGGTCTATTATAACTTCTTTGCCTGTGTCTTGGTCCCCTTGCTTTTAATGCTGGGGATTTATCACAGGATCTTCATGGCTGCTCGCCATCAACTCAAGCAGATGGACTTTAAAAGCCTGCAGCCGGAGAGGAGCAGGTCCACCCTGCAGAAGGAGGTGCAGGCAGCCAAGTCCTTGGCCATCATCGTGGGCCTCTTCGCTGCCTGCTGGCTGCCACTGCACATCATCAACTGTGTGAACCTCTTCTGGACGAGCGACCGTCTGCCAGGGAGCGTCGTCTACTTCGCCATCATCCTCTCACACGCAAACTCCGTTGTCAACCCCTTAATTTACGCCTACAAGATCAGAGAATTCCGAATGACCTTCCGGAAGATTCTGAAGACACATGTTCTGAGGCAATCAGACCAGACATTCACAAGGCAGAACACGAGGCGCTCCATTTACGTCAGTGGAGACAATGTAAACATTCAGATCAATGGGTGTGGCCTAGACCTTCTCAACACTGGTGACGAGCAAGGAGGGGTTGCAGATAGAGACATTGTCCAAAATCGGGATATTCCAGTCCGCCGACCAAACGGGAACAGCCCAGGACACCCAAAAAATGAAGAGTTTCTTTGTCGAGGCCAAGGATTGCCGCAGGAGCGGGGTTTGTGTGGTTGTTGCCATGTACATCGCCACACAGATTTTTCACACAAGGCTTCctgcaatgctctgactgatgcctcctgagcagcaACCAAACAAGGCTTCAACGTTGTCGTCACAGCAAggcgcagagagagggggagcgggaCGCAGGAAGAATGATAGCAGAGGTGTGTGATGGAGCAGCCTGATACAGTGCTGGGCGCCCCTTGTGTTTGTTGGGGAACTGCTGCTCTCATCTGGAGAGAGGATGGTGTTGTCCTCACACTGAGTGCTGTGTCCCCTCTGAGGGCTGTACATGTTGACTAAACATCCAGTTCCTCTCATAGTCCAGGTTGAGTCTAGACTCACTACATTGCTCCTGACTGTTCACTCGGTGCACCTCAGATGCTCTAATCCCAACTGTCCCGGATCCTTAATGCTTTACAGCAGATTGTTTTTGCTGCCTTCCAGTATTTTAATTGTGAACAAATCGATCCTCTAGAAAGATCACTGTCTTAAGTTAGGTTCCTCTTTGGTGgtacagagttatacagcatgaaaacaggcacttcagcccaactcatcccttctaagctagtctcaagtgcctgcatttggcagatatccttcttggttcttggtttcttggtcctccaaaatattctaaatggaatttaaactggaggtggtggagggaggacttaagccagaaagggttattgggatgaAAGAGATACTTTAAattgttgcatctggttgggtaactatagtagggtggagattattccatgctttaattgtacgggggaagaacgaattgctgtatacatctgtctttgtagctgggatcacaaattggattgaatgccctcgtctgctcctaattggtttgggtttggtgtaggtcttgtaatctatgtcgagctgaccatttaacattttgtaaaaacaggtcaaacggtgagcttcacgtctgtcttggagagggttccaccccagagaattcagaagtttggtgacactcgcttctctctcataggtgttagtaacaaatcgagctgcctgtctttggacacgttcgatggaagaaatgtttttatttgtgtatgggtcccatgctgcaactgcatagtccaaatgaggtctaacgagggtgaagtatagcttctccttgacagaagttgaacaatgatgaaagttgcgcctcagaaagtttaggacacctgttgctttcaccgttgcatgatgcgtctgaccattccaacgcagatcattctgcaatttgatgccaagattcttggtttgtttggattgtaagatgtttcgcctgaattctaaacctttcctatccaagtacctgtccaagtatcttttaaatgcagttaaggtacttgcctcaattactccctctggcagctcgttccgtatacccaccacttTTTGAGGgacaaagttgctcctcaggttcctattaaatgtttcccctctcactttaaacttatgcCATCGGGTTCTTAATTcctttaccctgggtaaaaggttgTACAATaatcctgtctattcccctcttgattttatacactataagatcacccctcaacctgcccatcctctccctatagctcagacaacgagtcctggcaacatccttgtgaatcttctccaCACTCTTCCCATCGTAATGAGATCCTTCCCATGGCAGGGTGACTACAAccgaacacaacactccaaatggtGCTGGCTACTTGGAAAACTGTGTCACCGTTAGTGTTACCGGCACAGGTCAGGCTCTCAAACGTGGACTGTAATTCTGTAATTTATTTCTATCACTAATATTTAAAATTAAGGAAGCTAAGCGGACGGCGCTCGGAGCAACCAGTTACCTACCCGGCCCATGCTCCCACTACAGGTAGAAGTCGTGTTCTGGCTCGTGCCTTTACTGATTCCTGTACCAACCTCTCACCGTAGGGCTC is from Leucoraja erinacea ecotype New England chromosome 25, Leri_hhj_1, whole genome shotgun sequence and encodes:
- the adora2aa gene encoding adenosine A2a receptor a: MQTNEELAWDRVIYIVFELVIAVLAVLGNVLVCWAVYLNSNLQNVTNFFVVSLAVADIAVGVLAIPFAITISTGFCSLFYGCLFIACFVLVLTQSSIFSLLAIAIDRYICIKIPLRYNSLVTGPRARGVICICWVLSFLIGLTPIFGWNHSDHNITVQLNDTPRCGDGMVPCLFEKVVHMDYMVYYNFFACVLVPLLLMLGIYHRIFMAARHQLKQMDFKSLQPERSRSTLQKEVQAAKSLAIIVGLFAACWLPLHIINCVNLFWTSDRLPGSVVYFAIILSHANSVVNPLIYAYKIREFRMTFRKILKTHVLRQSDQTFTRQNTRRSIYVSGDNVNIQINGCGLDLLNTGDEQGGVADRDIVQNRDIPVRRPNGNSPGHPKNEEFLCRGQGLPQERGLCGCCHVHRHTDFSHKASCNALTDAS